One part of the Streptomyces ferrugineus genome encodes these proteins:
- a CDS encoding RDD family protein: MSELVTGEAVALELRPAKLPSRALAVLLDLVVAFIAYIVVTIGVVAATASLDEAAQAALSIAMFVLLLVGGPIAVETLSHGRSLGKLACGLRVVRDDGGPIRFRHALVRGLIGVIEILMTLGVVAVIASLVSARGRRLGDVFAGTLVVRERVPLTRTGFVPPPPPWLAGRFSALDLSSVPDGLWLATRQYLTRMQQLDPQVAWSMAEQLSADLAACTGAPAPQGVPPAAYLAAVLQERQQREARRAFGHGSAVGGAPSGAGTVSGSGSAAGAPGAYGPPVAPPVAPTSPPSVVAYGSGVAPGGDQHAARAEESRTSSVPVDSSVPADEDAARQVSAPHDAPSAERPTTGFVPPA, encoded by the coding sequence GTGAGTGAGCTGGTCACGGGCGAGGCGGTGGCGCTGGAGTTGCGCCCGGCGAAGCTGCCCAGCAGGGCACTGGCCGTGCTGCTCGATCTGGTCGTGGCCTTCATCGCCTACATCGTCGTGACCATTGGCGTGGTGGCGGCCACCGCTTCACTGGACGAGGCGGCGCAGGCCGCGCTGTCGATCGCGATGTTCGTGCTGCTGCTGGTCGGCGGGCCGATCGCGGTCGAGACGCTCAGCCATGGGCGCTCGCTCGGGAAGCTGGCGTGCGGGCTGCGGGTGGTGCGCGACGACGGTGGGCCGATCCGGTTCCGGCACGCACTGGTACGGGGCCTCATCGGGGTCATCGAGATTCTGATGACACTGGGGGTTGTCGCCGTCATCGCCTCGCTGGTGTCCGCGCGCGGGCGGCGACTCGGTGATGTGTTCGCCGGGACCCTCGTCGTGCGGGAACGGGTGCCCCTCACGCGGACGGGATTCGTTCCTCCGCCTCCGCCATGGTTGGCCGGGCGGTTCTCGGCGCTCGATCTGTCCTCGGTTCCCGATGGGCTGTGGCTCGCGACTCGCCAGTACCTGACGCGGATGCAGCAGCTCGACCCGCAGGTCGCCTGGAGCATGGCGGAGCAGCTCTCGGCGGATCTCGCGGCGTGCACGGGCGCTCCGGCTCCGCAAGGTGTGCCGCCGGCCGCGTATCTGGCAGCGGTGCTGCAGGAGCGGCAGCAGCGGGAGGCACGGCGGGCCTTCGGACATGGGTCGGCTGTGGGTGGTGCGCCCAGCGGCGCCGGGACGGTGAGCGGGTCGGGGAGTGCGGCTGGTGCGCCGGGCGCGTATGGCCCGCCGGTCGCGCCGCCCGTCGCCCCGACGTCTCCGCCGTCGGTTGTCGCGTACGGCTCGGGCGTTGCTCCGGGTGGGGATCAGCACGCGGCCCGGGCGGAAGAGAGCCGTACCTCCTCCGTGCCGGTGGACTCCTCCGTGCCGGCGGACGAAGACGCCGCACGGCAGGTGTCGGCGCCCCACGACGCGCCATCCGCCGAGCGGCCGACCACCGGCTTCGTTCCCCCCGCCTAG
- a CDS encoding stage II sporulation protein M encodes MDLDVFVTAHRAEWDRLDALLGRQRRLTGAETDELVALYQRTATHLSLIQSSAPDPQLTGRLSRLVARARSAVTGTRRASWRDVTRFLAYGFPAAVYRSRHWWIPTALLSTLVAALLGWWIGTHPEVQATIAAPSELRELTRPGGQYETYYSSHPAASFAAQVWTNNAWAAALCLILGVFLGLPVLWILFQNMLNLGVGLGLMSSAGRLDTFLGLVLPHGLLELTAVFVAAGTGLRLGWTVIDPGPRTRRTALAEEGRAAIGMAIGLALVLFISGAIEGFVTPSGLPTWARITIGVVAELAFLAYVYVLGGRAARAGDTGDLEAAERSAAVPTAA; translated from the coding sequence ATGGACCTCGACGTCTTCGTCACCGCCCACCGAGCCGAGTGGGACCGCCTCGACGCCCTGCTCGGGCGCCAGCGCCGCCTCACCGGCGCAGAGACCGACGAACTCGTCGCCCTCTACCAGCGCACCGCCACCCACCTGTCCCTGATCCAGTCCAGCGCCCCCGACCCCCAGCTGACCGGCCGCCTCAGCCGACTCGTGGCACGCGCGCGCAGTGCCGTAACAGGCACACGACGCGCCTCCTGGCGCGATGTCACACGCTTCCTCGCGTACGGTTTCCCGGCCGCGGTCTACCGATCGCGCCATTGGTGGATACCCACCGCGCTCCTGTCCACCCTCGTCGCGGCCCTCCTGGGCTGGTGGATAGGCACCCATCCCGAAGTACAGGCCACCATCGCGGCCCCCAGCGAACTGCGCGAGCTCACCCGTCCCGGTGGCCAGTACGAGACGTACTACTCCAGCCACCCCGCGGCCTCCTTCGCCGCCCAGGTCTGGACGAACAACGCATGGGCCGCCGCCCTGTGCCTGATCCTCGGCGTCTTCCTCGGCCTCCCGGTGCTCTGGATCCTCTTCCAGAACATGCTCAACCTCGGCGTCGGCCTCGGCCTGATGTCCTCGGCAGGACGCCTGGACACCTTCCTCGGCCTCGTCCTGCCACACGGCCTCCTGGAGCTGACCGCGGTCTTCGTAGCCGCCGGCACCGGCCTGCGCCTCGGCTGGACCGTCATCGACCCCGGCCCCCGCACCCGCCGCACAGCCCTCGCCGAAGAGGGCCGAGCCGCGATCGGCATGGCGATAGGCCTCGCCCTGGTCCTCTTCATCTCCGGCGCCATCGAAGGCTTCGTCACCCCTTCGGGCCTGCCCACCTGGGCGCGCATCACCATCGGCGTCGTCGCTGAACTGGCCTTCCTCGCGTACGTCTATGTCCTCGGCGGCCGTGCCGCCCGCGCCGGAGACACCGGCGACCTCGAGGCGGCCGAACGCAGTGCCGCCGTTCCGACAGCGGCCTGA